A window of the Lentisphaera araneosa HTCC2155 genome harbors these coding sequences:
- a CDS encoding glycoside hydrolase family 127 protein: MPIVKHKEINPITFNQVKLNDSFWLPRLETQKKTTLPFALHKTEHAVANLKRCANFLKGIPDEKPFTHRFVSSDLYKVMEGAAFLLMLNRDAELEAQIDEIIDIIAGAQQDDGYLYVNHITDTFNVDEMGTKPYSFVIHSHELYNVGHLYEGAVAYYQATGKNAWLKVAEKSAQHVYKVFVEGDPNYNDGKPVNQAPGHQEIELGLCKLYMVTGNKVYLELAKHFLEIRGVTFIPDGDGVNAPDYAQQHVALTDQDSAVGHAVRAAYMYASMAEVDMLQDRHDYTNALNKIWHNLVDMKMHITGGLGAIHGIEGFGDDFDLPNKEAYNETCAAIANVFFNYRMFLLHRDASYFDVAEVSLLNNSLAGVNMEGDKFFYVNPLEADGQRLFNHGNAGRSHWFDCACCPSNIARLMPQVSGYMYATSEDEIFSLLYAGSDVSLDLANGKVSLKQETEYPFEGKVKFDLDMDEDSEFTFKLRIPSWARDNFLPGALYKYISKPNENWTVKINGAAVQCTLDRGFASIRRTWSKGDVVELDLPMPIMSSVCDTRVDANVGRIALTRGPLVLAAEEVDNEGAVQRFFLEKEVGNFEQETIQEGNLAGMPILTVPCKEIGKGESSMKLIPYFAWNNRGNCSMNVWFPNIESLAQKSLDSMQFSSEHYGEITATHTANCDTIEALRDGRRPQSASDRSLPKWSSMGQEGQDQEIEFNFSGTQKIESVGVYWAEMDSIAAPESWTMEYKKEGQWLPFERYVTDFFGTDLNMYVVVHPAAALHCEGIKLKIKAQAGKALGLLDLDLMND, from the coding sequence ATGCCTATAGTAAAACATAAAGAAATTAACCCGATTACTTTTAACCAAGTAAAACTCAATGATAGCTTTTGGTTGCCTAGATTAGAGACTCAGAAAAAAACGACTCTTCCCTTTGCCCTCCACAAAACTGAACACGCCGTCGCTAACCTCAAGCGTTGCGCTAACTTCCTCAAGGGCATTCCCGACGAAAAGCCTTTCACTCACCGCTTCGTTTCTTCTGACCTCTACAAGGTTATGGAAGGCGCTGCTTTCCTACTCATGCTCAATCGCGATGCCGAACTCGAAGCTCAAATCGATGAAATTATCGACATCATTGCCGGTGCTCAGCAGGACGATGGCTACCTCTACGTCAATCACATTACCGATACATTTAATGTGGATGAAATGGGTACTAAGCCCTACAGCTTTGTGATTCACTCCCACGAACTCTACAATGTGGGCCACCTCTACGAAGGTGCCGTCGCATACTACCAAGCAACTGGTAAAAATGCTTGGCTTAAAGTTGCTGAAAAATCAGCTCAACACGTCTACAAAGTTTTTGTGGAAGGCGATCCCAACTATAACGATGGTAAGCCGGTCAATCAGGCTCCTGGTCATCAGGAAATCGAACTCGGCCTCTGTAAACTCTATATGGTTACTGGTAACAAAGTCTATCTCGAACTCGCTAAACATTTCCTCGAAATTCGCGGCGTCACTTTTATTCCCGATGGCGATGGCGTTAATGCTCCTGACTACGCTCAGCAGCACGTCGCCCTCACGGATCAAGATAGCGCCGTAGGTCACGCCGTTCGTGCCGCCTATATGTATGCTTCTATGGCCGAAGTTGACATGTTGCAGGATCGCCACGATTACACCAATGCTCTCAACAAGATCTGGCACAACCTCGTAGATATGAAAATGCATATCACGGGTGGACTCGGTGCTATTCACGGGATCGAAGGTTTTGGCGATGATTTTGATTTGCCGAACAAAGAAGCTTATAACGAAACTTGTGCGGCAATCGCAAATGTCTTTTTCAACTACCGCATGTTCTTGCTTCATAGAGATGCTTCTTACTTCGACGTTGCCGAAGTCTCTCTCCTCAATAACTCCCTTGCAGGCGTAAATATGGAAGGCGACAAATTCTTCTACGTGAATCCGCTGGAAGCTGATGGCCAACGCCTTTTTAACCATGGTAACGCCGGTCGTTCACACTGGTTTGACTGCGCTTGCTGCCCTTCAAATATTGCCCGTCTCATGCCGCAGGTTAGTGGCTACATGTACGCAACGAGTGAAGATGAAATTTTCTCACTCCTCTATGCGGGATCAGATGTGAGCCTTGATTTAGCCAACGGTAAAGTGAGCCTCAAACAAGAAACTGAGTACCCCTTCGAAGGTAAAGTTAAATTTGACCTCGACATGGACGAAGATTCAGAATTCACTTTTAAATTGCGTATCCCTTCTTGGGCTCGCGACAACTTCCTTCCAGGCGCACTCTACAAATATATTTCGAAACCTAACGAGAACTGGACCGTAAAAATCAATGGTGCTGCCGTTCAGTGCACACTCGATCGTGGTTTTGCTTCTATTCGACGCACTTGGTCAAAAGGCGATGTCGTTGAACTCGATTTGCCAATGCCTATCATGAGCTCGGTTTGCGATACTCGCGTCGATGCAAATGTGGGAAGAATTGCCCTCACACGTGGCCCACTCGTCCTCGCTGCTGAAGAAGTCGATAATGAGGGTGCTGTCCAGCGCTTCTTCCTCGAAAAAGAAGTCGGTAACTTTGAGCAAGAAACTATCCAAGAGGGTAACCTCGCAGGCATGCCCATTCTCACCGTTCCCTGTAAAGAAATTGGCAAGGGCGAAAGTTCTATGAAGCTCATCCCCTATTTTGCTTGGAATAACCGTGGCAACTGCTCGATGAATGTTTGGTTCCCAAATATTGAATCGCTCGCACAAAAATCTCTCGATTCCATGCAGTTTAGCAGTGAGCACTACGGTGAAATCACCGCGACTCATACCGCTAATTGTGATACAATCGAAGCACTCCGTGATGGTCGCCGTCCGCAATCGGCAAGTGATCGCAGCCTACCAAAATGGTCTTCCATGGGACAAGAAGGACAAGATCAAGAAATTGAGTTCAACTTCTCTGGAACACAAAAAATTGAGTCCGTCGGCGTCTACTGGGCGGAAATGGATTCGATTGCCGCTCCAGAATCTTGGACAATGGAATACAAAAAAGAGGGTCAGTGGTTGCCTTTCGAGCGCTACGTTACCGATTTCTTCGGCACGGATCTCAATATGTATGTGGTGGTGCACCCTGCTGCTGCCCTTCATTGCGAAGGCATCAAACTCAAGATCAAAGCTCAAGCCGGCAAAGCCCTTGGCCTCCTCGACTTGGATCTCATGAACGACTAA